gtaatttatctAACACAAAATTGGGATTGTGTTGTGTAGGTACTCATTAATGAATATAATCCGAATGTCTCCTAGCAGGAAGTATATTGAAGGGGCACTATTTGGACTGTACATGATTAGCCAAAGTCATTCAGGGAAATGAAGTTCATGTGGAACATGCGTATGGGCTATTGAAAATGTTGGATGTATTTAGTGTTCCATCACCAGGTCGGGAAGGGAATTTGAGAACCATGTTTTATGTTGAGTATTGTTTGTATATTCTGGGTTCTTGCTGCCCAAGTTCATGTGCAATAGCATTCGGATGGTCTTTCACTAACTAAGTGAGGTGAATGATAGAATGTGGGCTGATTTAATTTGGGTGTAAAGACAATACTATGGAAGACCCGTTTCCTCCTATTCTAACAGTTAGATAATCTTAAATTTAGTTGGATTTCTATCTTGACATTGAAGAGCTTCTCATTTACAGGCAAAAAGGACAATAAGGCAAGTTATATAGAAGTTATTTAAAAGTTGGCGTTTTGAGGCCATATAATTTACCAAAACTTCATGCAAAAGATTACATGAAGTTGATATTAAAATCCCACTGGCCGCATGAATCATTTCCATGCAAAGTCATTCagtaatacaaaataattacaGTTTTGACATAACTACAACATCCACCACATAATCATTTCCATGCAATACAAGAAATGGATGACAAAAAATGCATGGCACACTTGTAAGAGAACCATGTTTCAGGTGCAGTAGCAAACATGGTTCACAAGTTTCACTAatatatgaagtatcattataTATACAGCAGCAACTAAATTCTAACACTAATCTGAAATTACTACATAACCACCAAGTAATATGCTAGAACAAATGCTAAAGCCCAAAACCCACGGACTAATATGCGTGAACGTCTTATTTCTGCTTCACGTACAACAACCACCAACTCTTTCAGTAACTCCTCATTTCTATTGGATAGTATGAACTCGAAGTCGTCTACTCTTTTACGCAAATCAATAATGATCTTCTCAATATCGACCAGTTTTTTCTTCAGCTCCTTCTCCTTGCTGGAAATTTCAGTGTGAGTTTCACTTGGGTCCGACAATGGGTATTCATGGCCATCTACCCATTTGAAATACTTACAATATGGTAATCCCTAGAATTTTATACACATTTGAAGCAAAAAATGTTAGATgaacatcaaaaaaataatttaactaaatTTGAATTTAGTTACCTCTTTGTTGTACTTTGGACAACTTAAGAAGGGTCGTCCTGGATTATGTTGAGTATTTGAGTATCTCAGTTGGGCTTCAATCTCACAGAAGCATTTCGGATGACCCCTCTTTTGTTTGGcaagagatgaagaagacgtTGTCGTCGATGATGACATATTCTCAGACTTTAAACAATGATGCCAGAGCTCTAGTAGAGATCAAACTACAACAATCAGCTTCTGTTGTAAATCCCGATTATGAACTTCGAAAAGCAGGGGCTCAGTTTTGAGGCATGgaaaaaagaatacaaaattAGATTATAGGAGACAAAGGCAAAGCTacaaaattagatgaaaaatttctCTCGGTCAGTCTATGAATGCTTGTTAAACTATCTCACATCTGTGCGTGGG
This genomic interval from Carya illinoinensis cultivar Pawnee chromosome 10, C.illinoinensisPawnee_v1, whole genome shotgun sequence contains the following:
- the LOC122278639 gene encoding uncharacterized protein LOC122278639, which codes for MSSSTTTSSSSLAKQKRGHPKCFCEIEAQLRYSNTQHNPGRPFLSCPKYNKEGLPYCKYFKWVDGHEYPLSDPSETHTEISSKEKELKKKLVDIEKIIIDLRKRVDDFEFILSNRNEELLKELVVVVREAEIRRSRILVRGFWALAFVLAYYLVVM